The Papaver somniferum cultivar HN1 chromosome 6, ASM357369v1, whole genome shotgun sequence genome segment TTAATTCCTTACTTGCAAAATGACGTAACAAACTCTTCTGTGTAATATATTTGTTCCTTTgttcaaaaaaaacaacaactcagGTTAGAAAGCGTAGATAAATGTCGCAAAATTGTTTTCTTACGGTACGGTGCATGGTCAGCACGCATCTATGACCAGTTCGATAAGAGTGAGAAGAAGTCGGCCCATAACCAATACCGTTCTAGATCTATCTTCTACAAAAATCGCTCTCATCCGTTCCTTTATGCGTTTCAGTCCGGCGCCTTTTCCTGGTTGCTGTCAAGTGTTCCTTCTGTAATCACTTCTTCAAAAGGTAATTTCATTCATATTTTTTTCTCTCGATGTATATTTTTCAATTCGTTATCCCATTATTCTCTTTAAATCAAAGAAataggaaaaattagggttttgaagttcATATTTGTTTTGGGAAGAAGAAGCCCTAAATTAATTAAGTACTCAAAACAATTTAAAATCATGTTACTGAAATATACTTTGCATATTAGATAGTTATGATTGAAGTTATTTGCGGTAGCTTAGTTAGTAATGCGAAACATTTTATGTTGTTGCAGGCCTTTTAGGTGATTCTATAAGGAAGATCAACTGTTTTAGGTTGCCAAATATTCTAAGGTTTACCTTCGAACTCTGATGCGGTTAAGTTTATATGTATTTGTTTgcttgttaggatttgtaacttaGACAACAGTGTGCATACAAACTCAACCACAAAAGGACCCTGCTGATCTAGTTGCTCCGCTATAAGGCTACTTGGAATTGACTGAGTGCATTCTTTTCTGGTGACATATTCTCTTAACATGTGGATTACCCTCATTGAAAATTTATAAGTTCAAACTTGTACCCCAATTTCATTTCTATTGAGTAAATAAAAAAGGTTTTTCAAATCACAAGCAAATTGGATTAGTCAAGTTGATGTGTATACCACAATCACTGGAAAACTGACGCAAGTCATTTCTAAAGTCCGCACAAATCTACAAAGACATTAACCTATATGAATGGATGAAGCTTATAGACTAGATATATGGTGATATCACACGTACAGACACCTGGATGTAACTATTCTAGGATTTCATGGttacatgattaaatttattAATTGAGGTTTGCTTGAATGGTTAGGGTTCATCCATAGACTCATGTGGCAGGATTTTTAACCTCGTCAAATACTTGATTCCTTGCTAGTTTTATTATGTGGTATGTGCATCACTTTAAAAGGAAAAGTATCATCAAATAGGCTAAGTCTTTATCAGGCAGCAGACCTTGGGGTATTGCCTTTTAACTGTAGATCGATACCTGACTGCTCTAATACTCGGCCTCTTAGAGTGCACTTGTAAGGATGGAGAGCAACAAACTAAAGATATAGAGTTTACGGCTGAGCCTGGGATAGAATACGATCTTATCATGTAGATTACCTTGaaatttggtgtttggttttttTCTAATGCATATTCATCGATATGTTGTTTTATTGTAGAATGACACAGATAATTGAGAAAGACTGGATGGACGAAACTGATATATTCAGTAAAGTTTATCGGGATGGGGTTAAGTATTTTATACAGTTTGCAACAACAGATGGTTCTTCAAACAAAACGTGTGCTTGCCCATGTGCTCGTTGCCGAAATAAGAAAAATCTCAGGATTGCCGTAGTTAGACAACATTTGCTTGAGAAGGGTATCGACAAATCTTATCGTATATGGGCTCTTCATGGTGAGAAGTCCACGAGTGATAGTAGTGATTATTCAGGGGAAGATCCATCGCAAGAAGAAAACCACTATGAACAAAACACAGAGGATGCAGGGCCTGGCATGGAGAGCTTCATTGATGCTGCAATTGTAGTGCGTGAAGGGGGGGCAGATGGTGCTGTTCATAAAGATGATACCAATCAGACGCGAACAACTTATGAAGAACCATTTGAAGTGCGTGAAGGGGGATCAGATGGTGATGTTCATATAGATGATACCAATCAGATGCGAACGACTTATGAAGAACCGTTTGTTCCTGATAGGTATAAGCAATTAGCCAGTGAGGAACCTTTACCCTACAAAATAATCGTCTTGGATAAATTGCTATTTGCCTTGTCTAACAATTCCGATTTTTATTGTACAGAATGGAAACAGATCAAAATAGTACTGGTTCGTCAGAAATTCCAGCCTCTCCGATATTGCAGATTAATGCAAGAATTAGTAGAAACCCAAAAGTTTTCATCACTGTTGATGTTGCTGGACGACCTGTGGGGGAACATGCAGAGAAACTATCCACTCGTATAGGAGAACTTGTTCGACATCATTGTCCAATAAATTATACAGATTGGAGGCTCGTCCCGGAAACATTCAAGGATGATGTTTGGAATGCCTTGCTGGTTTGTACCTTTtcctttttaataatttttttttttgaatatacgaAAGTAAAGAAGCAGTTTCTGTATAAAAGTACTTTACGAAAAATATTGTCTTTTAACAACTAATCCCCTTTGTGTTAGATGGAATATGAGTTCAATGCTCCTTCCCAGTATGTCCGCCCCTACCTCGAGAAAAGCTTCCCGGCAAAGTACAGAAGATACAAATATGACTTACGTAAACAGTATATAAAAGACGCAACTAACCAGGAAGAGGTTGTAGCAAAGTGTCCAATTGGTTTTAAGCTTGATGTTTGGAAAGCTTTTGTCGCAAATGAATTTGAAGAAGTTGCTAAGGAGAAACGTGCAAAGAATGTAGAGAACATTAAGAAAAGCACGATTCGCCATACTCTTGGGAGGCGTTCCTATGTGAACAAATGTTATATCCTTGTACGTGCTTAAGATCACATTATTTTGATTTGAAGTTAAGAACCTATATGTGTGATGTTATCTTACAACCAGATAAAAAATGCATGCACAGGAAAAAGAGGAAGGAATAGTTCTTGATGGGCGCCCAGATGTTTGGATGAAGGGCCATGAAAAGAGTGATGGGACTGTCCATCCTTCCGCACTTGAAAAATATGTGAGTGTTAATTAAATGACCGTTGGACTCTTAGTTTATTCTTTCAGCTAATGTTACCTATGCATCTACTGTAGGAACAAGTTAAGGCTGCTAATGAAAAGAGGAAACGCTTGAATGGAGGAGGATCTGGCAAGCAGCTGAGTTTTGATTCAGATGCAGTAGCCGAGGTCTTTGGGCCAGATGGCAGTAGAGCACATTTACGTGCTTATTCCTCCTGTGTGTCTAAGAAGCGTGCTGtacaagcatgcctagcaacctcTATCATGGAAAGTGAAGCTAGCAAATGCGACGCTCCTATTGCTGCCATGGTTGCCAACCTTTCAAGTCGTGTAGAAGGATTGGTTAAGGTGTGCCTGCAGTTTTTGTTATTACCTTCAGACATAACCTCTCATGAGCTTAGATTGAATGTTCCACTTATTGTGTGACAGATTGTAGCTGAAATTTTAAGCCGTCCCCCTACTGCCCAAGAAAATACTCCTACCTTTGACGCAGAGGTGACTGCACAAGAAGCTACTCCAACCATTGATGCAGAGGTGCGTGACAATGTTAATCGTAGTTATAGAGGTGTCGGAAAACAAAATGTCAATCTGTTGAATAGGGAAGGCAAGACAGTTGCAACCGGGTACACAGTGATTGGAAAGGAAGGTGAAATGTGCAACGGGAGAAGGGTACAACCTGGTGAGAAAAAGGTAATGATTGAGACTGTTGTCGATGTATCTGCTCCAGTACCAGATCCTCCTCAAGGAGATCATCATTATACTTTAGCAGGTTTTGTTGAAGGTGGATGGGTGATATGGTTTGGGTCGCGGTTGCAGCCAAGATAAGTTGAATGTATTTGGTTTCATACAATTTGTTGCTAAGCTTAGTCTCCATACTTGGGAAATATGGAGCGTTGCTGAGTTTAGTCTCCATACTTGGGAAATATGGAGCTTATTAGAGTATGTAATTAGATATATTCCATGTTCAGTTGTAGTTTCATCTTTAGCTAACAGCTATGCACTGTGTTCTTGTTTGAAATACCTTGGATCTGCGTGTTCTTTTAGTCAGTTTCTTGGACAAGCTTAcgtgttgtttttttgttttttttactccGAAAAACTTTAATTATATTGATAAAAATAACCCGAGTTGAAATCGGAAAAGGTTACAGGACTTGTTACATGATTTCCTGCAGTTTTTAGTAGTTCAAACAGACAACAAACAACAGAAACAAACCAGGCACTGAACAGTCAGAGATTTCATCATTGGTCTTCTGTAATGATTTGTTGGTGTCCTTGAAGTAAACGTTGTTGCTGGCGTCTTTGGTAAAAAGCTTGTTGCTTGTTCACCAAACTGATTGTAAAAACAGTTGATATAAAGATCCCCGAGTCAATGCACTAAGAAAGAAACTAATACTCATCTAATATCCTagatcaaagaagaaataagaaaaaaaaaattgggtttaatTTGAATAACTCAGAGTCAGAACCGAAACTTAAGAAATAAGTTGTAATCAGgtcacagaagaagaagaagaagaagtgattaAAGATGAGTTGAAGTTGTCTTGCTCAGATCTGCTCCGGAAGGAGCAGACCTgagcaagaattttttttttagacggAGAGATTTGTCATTGAGAGTTTTTagaagagagagattttttttaattttttttacaaaGAATCTTGGACTAACTTACTGACTTTAGCGTGAGAGTTAATCATTCATATGACCCTAAAATTATGGGTCTTACTCTTGGTTCCAGGTTCATAAAAATGAATATGCAAATTACCCTCATAACCCTAGCCTATTTTACAAATAAATCTGATATAATTAAACCAAAATAATATCTTATAATTATGTGTTTAGTTCCCATGTCGCCATGGTCAAATAATGACTTTAGACCATAAGTTTAAGTAATACTACATATAAAATTCTCTCCAACATGTTGGCTAACAGACTTAAAACacatttataaagaatgatatcaCCATATCAGTCTGCATATATTCCCTCGAAACAAATATACACGATATAGTGATATCACATGGAGCAATTCcttaaaaagatgaaaaataagaatGGGGGACTTGGAGTTAAAATTGGCATGTCGAAAGCTTTGACAAAGTCAGTTGGGATTTTTTAAATCATATTTTTTTGGTTTCGGTAGGGATTGTTGTAGTTTAATGACGGGTTTTGTAGAAGTGGTAAAAAGGATTCGCTCAAGACATGTGAAGATCGATTTTAAACTTATTTTTTAATACTAAAATTAAAAAAACCTCAATTGAAAGTGATATCAAGATTTTGACAACAACAAAGACTATAGATTCCACTACTACTAATGAATGATACTATAAAGATTCCAAAAATCTAGCCACCTTTTAAGTCCTTTTAAATCTCATTTCACTAATAATCAGACAGACTCTCAAATATTGTTTGTACCCGTTAAGCAtaaattttcaattgattgaacaaagtataacctattaAGTTGAATGACAAATAATTAGGAAATTAAATCATGCAATTGAATTAAAAATCTGCAGAAACAATGATTAAGCGAATAAGTATTAAAGCTAtaggaaataaaataattacccGTCAAGGTCAATGAGCTGTAAAATCTATATGCTTACTCTCTGGG includes the following:
- the LOC113290088 gene encoding uncharacterized protein LOC113290088, yielding MTQIIEKDWMDETDIFSKVYRDGVKYFIQFATTDGSSNKTCACPCARCRNKKNLRIAVVRQHLLEKGIDKSYRIWALHGEKSTSDSSDYSGEDPSQEENHYEQNTEDAGPGMESFIDAAIVVREGGADGAVHKDDTNQTRTTYEEPFEVREGGSDGDVHIDDTNQMRTTYEEPFVPDRMETDQNSTGSSEIPASPILQINARISRNPKVFITVDVAGRPVGEHAEKLSTRIGELVRHHCPINYTDWRLVPETFKDDVWNALLMEYEFNAPSQYVRPYLEKSFPAKYRRYKYDLRKQYIKDATNQEEVVAKCPIGFKLDVWKAFVANEFEEVAKEKRAKNVENIKKSTIRHTLGRRSYVNKCYILEKEEGIVLDGRPDVWMKGHEKSDGTVHPSALEKYEQVKAANEKRKRLNGGGSGKQLSFDSDAVAEVFGPDGSRAHLRAYSSCVSKKRAVQACLATSIMESEASKCDAPIAAMVANLSSRVEGLVKIVAEILSRPPTAQENTPTFDAEVTAQEATPTIDAEVRDNVNRSYRGVGKQNVNLLNREGKTVATGYTVIGKEGEMCNGRRVQPGEKKVMIETVVDVSAPVPDPPQGDHHYTLAGFVEGGWVIWFGSRLQPR